In Paraburkholderia youngii, the genomic stretch GCGTAGGTCGCTTCCTGGCTGAACGCGACCGTGGTCGGAATGCCGCCCGGCGCCGCGCGGAAGAACTTCTGCGCTTCGTCGCCCGCGCCGCCGGCGATGTCCCACTTCGCGATCGCGTTGCCGAGCGTGCCGCTATGCACGTTGCCGCACGACAGATCGAGCAGGTCTGCGCGCGCGAGCTCGCCGAGAATACCGATGATGCCGCCCGCGCGATGCACGTCCTCGATGTGGTATTTGTCGGTCATGGGCGCGGCCTTGCACAGGCACGGCACCTTGCGCGAGATGCGGTCGATGTCCGACATCGTGAAATCGACGCCCGCTTCCTGTGCGGCGGCCAGCAGGTGCAGCACGGTGTTGGTCGAGCCGCCCATCGCGACGTCGAGCGTCATCGCGTTTTCGAAGGCCTGCTTCGTGGCGATGCTGCGTGGCAGGACCGAGGCATCCTCTTCCTGATAGTAGCGGCGGCACAGCTCGACGACGAGACTGCCCGCCTGCTCGAACAGCCCCTTGCGCCATGCGTGCGTCGCGACGACCGTACCGTTGCCCGGCAGCGCGAGGCCGATCGCCTCGGTCAGGCAGTTCATCGAATTCGCCGTGAACATGCCCGAGCACGAACCGCAGGTCGGGCACGCGCTGCGCTCGACTTCGGCGACTTCGGCGTCGCTGATCTTCGGATCGGCGGCCTTGATCATCGCGTCGATCAGGTCGATCTTCGCGATCACCTGGCCGTCGGTCGGCGACTTGACCTTGCCCGCTTCCATCGGGCCGCCCGACACGAACACGACCGGAATGTTCAGGCGCATCGCGGCCATCAGCATGCCCGGGGTGATCTTGTCGCAGTTCGAGATGCAGACCATCGCATCCGCGCAGTGCGCGTTGACCATGTACTCGACCGAGTCCGCGATCAGTTCGCGCGACGGCAGCGAATACAGCATGCCGCCGTGACCCATCGCGATGCCGTCATCGACGGCGATCGTGTTGAATTCCTTCGCCACGCCGCCAGCCGCTTCGATCTGCTTCGCGACCAGCGCGCCCAGGTCGCGCAGATGCACGTGGCCCGGCACGAACTGCGTGAACGAGTTCACGACCGCGATGATCGGCTTGCCGAAATCGTCGTCCTTCATGCCGGTCGCGCGCCACAGCGCGCGGGCGCCGGCCATGTTGCGGCCATGAGTCGAAGTGCGTGAGCGATAGTTGGGCATCTGTATCCTCAGGGATTGCTGTTATCGGTTTTGAGCGCCCGCGCGGGCGTGGGGATCGCAGCGCGGAGTCGGCGCTGGAAACGAATAGTGCAAGAACGCCAGTAAGACGTCCAATATATTTTTCCTGCGAGATTAGGTCGCGAAAGATATTAATCGATGA encodes the following:
- the ilvD gene encoding dihydroxy-acid dehydratase; the protein is MPNYRSRTSTHGRNMAGARALWRATGMKDDDFGKPIIAVVNSFTQFVPGHVHLRDLGALVAKQIEAAGGVAKEFNTIAVDDGIAMGHGGMLYSLPSRELIADSVEYMVNAHCADAMVCISNCDKITPGMLMAAMRLNIPVVFVSGGPMEAGKVKSPTDGQVIAKIDLIDAMIKAADPKISDAEVAEVERSACPTCGSCSGMFTANSMNCLTEAIGLALPGNGTVVATHAWRKGLFEQAGSLVVELCRRYYQEEDASVLPRSIATKQAFENAMTLDVAMGGSTNTVLHLLAAAQEAGVDFTMSDIDRISRKVPCLCKAAPMTDKYHIEDVHRAGGIIGILGELARADLLDLSCGNVHSGTLGNAIAKWDIAGGAGDEAQKFFRAAPGGIPTTVAFSQEATYATLDTDRKSGCIRSKENAYSKDGGLAVLYGNLAEKGCIVKTAGVDESQWLFSGRARVFESQDDAVDAILGDKVVPGDVVVIRYEGPKGGPGMQEMLYPTSYLKSKGLGKSCALFTDGRFSGGSSGLVIGHASPEAAEGGTIGLVEDGDVIEIDIPQRKMHLAVSNEELARRRAAMEARGADAWQPTNRERVVSQALQAYAALATSADRGAVRDISQLKRK